In a genomic window of Onychostoma macrolepis isolate SWU-2019 chromosome 08, ASM1243209v1, whole genome shotgun sequence:
- the LOC131545520 gene encoding NACHT, LRR and PYD domains-containing protein 3-like produces MSVNEMEEDTVSSCVSMKSNEPIDIPPNLSDETLTSDTGIQRDVLIQIQSRCGVCEQVQTDAVSITCGHSFCRHCINHYWDQTRTSEDFDCPQCRKRTRPVLRSHKHTAGSAHCCTESDLLEETEDHRHDSHQPVDDVLQRMKDKHKTSMKKKYESLYEGIKVQENQTLLKRIYTQLYIIDGESEGVNEEHEVLHMEKKPRTQHLQDTPIYCNNIFNALPEAQYQREKIKSVLTKGIAGIGKTVSVQKLILDWAKGTANQDVDFIFVLPFRELNLIRHDRYSLHKLLLDFHPELQDLNSKIYDTCKVVFIFDGLDESRMTLMFSDDSEKVCDVTETSSVSVLMSNLMKGDLLPSALIWITSRPAAANQIPSKYIQRVTEIQGFNDAQKEEYFKKRISDELQASRIISHIRRARSLHIMCHIPVFCWISSTVLENILKQDNEGAEIPQTLSEMYIHFLLIQIKMKNHKYDPERDPEKHLQFNREMIVKLAEVAFKQLMKGNVMFYEEDLRECGISVTEIASLYSGICTQIFKEESVIHQRKIYCFIHLSFQEFLAAFYVFYYYNSLGTSQFFDVIYTVLKGAVDKSLQSKTGHLDLFLRFLLGISLESNQRLLQDLLTHTVNTSESIRETITYIKDKIKDGRDFSTERSINLFLCLLEVNDQTLYREIEEFVRSDKDSEKKLSVAHCSAIAYMLQMSEKVIDEFDLKKYNATEEGRRRLIPAVNSCTRALLADSKLTHQCCEIIASALQSSNSPLRELDLSNNDLQDSGVKLISDALKSHNCQLHILRLSGCMVSDEGCGYLASALSSNPSHLRELDLSYNHPQHSGVQLLFHRNDPNYTLETLNLDHGGESRITPGLRKYTCDFTLDPNTAYPQLVLSEGNRKVTRVKESQPYPDHPDRFDYYCNVLCRESLTGRCYWEVEWNGQGARTSVVYKAISRKGMSKDCWFDYSENSWSLTCTPKRFTACHNSNKTDIPAPSPRSNRVGVYVDCPAGTLSFYSVSDTHTLTHLHTFNTTFTEPLYAGLMIYPDSYVMLL; encoded by the exons ACACAGTATCCAGCTGTGTGTCTATGAAGAGTAATGAGCCAATAGATATTCCGCCTAATCTCAGTGATGAAACACTGACATCTGACACTGG TATTCAGAGGGATGTTCTGATCCAGATTCAGTCCAGATGTGGAGTTTGTGAGCAGGTTCAGACAGATGCAGTCTCTATCACCTGTGGACACAGTTTCTGCAGACACTGTATCAACCATTACTGGGACCAGACCAGAACATCAGAAGACTTTGACTGTCCTCAATGTAGAAAGAGAACACGTCCTGTTCTAcgatcacacaaacacactgctgGTTCTGCTCACTGCTGCACAGAGTCAGACCTGCTGGAGGAGACTGAAGACCATCGGCATGATTCGCATCAACCAGTCGATGATGTTCTGCAGAGAATGAAAGACAAACACAAAACCAGCATGAAGAAAAAGTATGAGAGTTTATATGAGGGAATTAAAGTACAAGAGAATCAAACCCTCCTGAAGAGAATTTACACACAGCTGTACATCATAGATGGAGAGagtgaaggagtgaatgaagaaCATGAGGTTTTACACATGGAGAAAAAGCCCCGAACACAACACTTACAAGACACACCAATCTACTGCAACAACATCTTTAACGCCTTACCTGAAGCACAATATCAAAGAGAGAAAATCAAGAGTGTTCTTACTaaaggcatcgctggaattggaaaaacagtctctgtgcagaagttaATTCTGGATTGGGCCAAGGGAACGGCCAATCAGGATGTAGATTTCATCTTTGTGCTTCCGTTTCGAGAGCTCAACTTGATCCGACATGATCGCTACAGTCTTCACAAACTTCTGCTGGACTTTCATCCTGAACTTCAAGATCTGAACTCAAAGATTTATGATACATGTAAAGttgtgttcatctttgatggtctggatgagAGCAGAATGACGCTGATGTTTTCAGATGACAGTGAGAAAGTTTGTGATGTGACTGAGACTTCATCAGTGTCTGTGTTGATGTCAAACCTCATGAAAGGAGatctgcttccctctgctctcatctggatcacctccagaccagcagcagccaatcagatccccTCCAAATACATCCAGCGTGTGACAGAAATCCAGGGATTCAATGATGCTCAAAAGGAGGAATATTTCAAGAAGAGAATCAGCGATGAGCTTCAAGCCAGcagaatcatctcacacattAGAAGAGCGAGAAGCCTCCACATCATGTGTCACATACCAGTCTTCTGTTGGATCTCATCCACTGTGCTTGAAAACATCCTGAAACAAGACAACGAGGGAGCAGAAATCCCTCAAACTCTGAGTGAAATGTACATCCACTTCCTGCTGATTCAGATTAAGATGAAGAATCACAAGTATGATCCAGAGAGAGATCCAGAGAAACACCTGCAGTTCAACAGAGAAATGATTGTGAAACTGGCTGAAGTGGCTTTTAAACAGCTGATGAAGGGCAATGTGATGTTCTATGAGGAGGATCTGAGAGAGTGTGGGATAAGCGTCACTGAAATTGCCTCGCTGTATTCTGGCATCTGCACTCAGATCTTTAAGGAGGAATCTGTCATTCATCAGAGGAAAATCTACTGCTTCATACATCTCAGCTTTCAGGAGTTCCTCGCTGCATTCTATGTATTTTACTATTACAACAGCCTTGGCACTTCACagttttttgatgtaatttaTACTGTTCTGAAAGGTGCAGTGGATAAATCCCTTCAGAGTAAAACTGGTCATCTGGATCTTTTCCTGCGATTTCTGCTGGGCATCTCACTGGAGTCCAATCAGAGACTCTTACAGGATCTACTGACACACACGGTGAACACCTCAGAGAGCATCAGAGAAACTATTACATATATCAAAGACAAGATCAAAGATGGTCGGGATTTCTCCACTGAACgatccatcaatctgttcctGTGTCTGCTTGAAGTGAATGATCAGACTCTGTACAGAGAGATTGAGGAGTTTGTGAGATCAGACAAAGACTCAGAGAAGAAACTCTCTGTTGCTCACTGTTCAGCAATAGCCTACATGCTACAGATGTCAGAGAAGGTCATAGATGAGTTTGATCTGAAGAAATACAACGCAACAGAGGAGGGCAGAAGAAGACTCATACCAGCCGTCAACAGCTGCACAAGAGCTCT TCTTGCTGACAGTAAGCTTACTCATCAGTGTTGTGAAATCATCGCTTCAGCTCTCCAATCATCAAACTCTCCTCTGAGAGAACTGGATttgagtaacaatgacctgcaggattcaggagtgaagctgatATCTGATGCTCTCAAGAGTCACAACTGTCAACTACACATACTGAG GTTGTCAGGTTGTATGGTGAGTGATGAGGGATGCGGTTAtttggcttcagctctgagttcaaacccatcacacctgagagagctggatctgagctacaatcaccCACAACACTCAGGAGTTCAGCTGCTCTTTCATCGAAATGATCCAAACTACACACTGGAGACACTCAA TTTGGACCATGGAGGAGAGAGCAGGATTACACCAGGACTACgaaaat acaCCTGTGATTTCACActggatccaaacacagcaTACCCTCAACTTGTTCTATCTGAGGGGAACAGAAAGGTCACACGTGTGAAAGAGTCTCAGCcatatcctgatcatccagaccgATTTGATTACTATTGTAATGTTTTGTGTAGAGAGAGTCTgactggacgctgttactgggaggttGAATGGAACGGACAAGGAGCTCGTACTTCAGTGGTTTATAAAGCAATCAGCAGGAAAGGCATGAGCAAGGACTGCTGGTTTGACTACAGTGAAAATTCCTGGAGTCTGACCTGCACTCCTAAAAGATTCACTGCCTGTCACAATAGTAATAAAACAGACATTCCTGCTCCATCACCTCGCTCTAATAGAGTAGGAGTGTATGTGGACTGTCCGGCCGgcactctgtccttctacagcgtctctgacacacacacactcacacacttacacacattcAACACAACATTCACTGAACCACTGTATGCTGGACTTATGATTTATCCAGACTCATATGTGATGTTGCTGTGA